Proteins from a single region of Corylus avellana chromosome ca11, CavTom2PMs-1.0:
- the LOC132165778 gene encoding uncharacterized protein LOC132165778 yields MNDDPVGWHFPREVGPGLAILVIEKIKNMGRIWPILNKLMQCICFGTYRFPIVEPDPGHTKLRLSREGLDVIERITTPIAAVAVIGPYRSGKSFLLNQLLSLSCYEGFGVGHMRDTKTKGIWVWGTPVELDIDGVRNSVFYLDTEGFESVGKSNVYDDRIFALANVMSSVLIYNLPETIREADISRLSFAVELAEEFYGRKLKHQLLLFLLSLSLSLSLSSDAVHPRKIIPIKLRTGFWWVSLLKSAKNFSRCSLFLSLSGGSRDKNRSPTRRRIPTRGRRPDLSGAPVLSLVTAEMPVPVLLLTGEEKKNYCFSVK; encoded by the exons ATGAATGATGACCCAGTAGGCTGGCACTTTCCAAGAGAAGTAGGTCCAGGGCTGGCTATTTTGGTCATTGAGAAGATCAAGAACATGGGAAGAATCTGGCCTATTTTAAAC aagcTAATGCAGTGTATTTGTTTTGGTACATACAGGTTTCCTATTGTGGAACCTGATCCTGGTCATACAAAACTTCGTCTTTCAAGGGAAGGACTGGATGTCATTGAGAGGATAACAACTCCTATTGCAGCTGTTGCT GTTATTGGGCCATATCGCTCCGGAAAATCCTTTTTGCTCAATCAACTTCTCTCCCTCTCATGTTATGAAG GCTTCGGTGTTGGACACATGCGtgacacaaaaacaaaag GGATATGGGTTTGGGGAACCCCTGTAGAATTAGATATTGATGGAGTTAGAAATTCTGTCTTTTACCTTGATACAGAGGGATTTGAAAGTGTTGGGAAGTCTAATGTATATGATGACCG GATTTTTGCTCTGGCAAATGTTATGAGTTCTGTGCTCATCTATAACCTGCCTGAGACG ATTCGTGAAGCTGATATCTCTCGTCTGTCATTTGCTGTTGAGCTTGCTGAAGAATTTTATGGGAG GAAATTAAAACACCAACTCCTCCTttttctcctctccctctctctctctctctctctctccagcgaCGCCGTGCATCCCAGAAAAATTATTCCCATCAAGCTAAGAACTGGATTTTGGTGGGTTTCACTCCTCAAATCGGCTAAGAACTTCTCCCggtgctctctctttctctctctctccggcggaAGTAGAGATAAAAACCGGAGCCCAACCCGACGCCGGATCCCAACCCGAGGCCGGAGACCAGACCTCTCCGGTGCTCCAGTTCTCTCTCTGGTGACAGCTGAGATGCCGGTTCCAGTTCTCCTTCTCACTggcgaagaaaaaaaaaattattgttttagtGTCAAATAA
- the LOC132165807 gene encoding 3-ketoacyl-CoA synthase 2-like, with protein MFSFNMILDELPERINQLNLSFIAPLLCLALIFVLSSIFLAKRSRKVFLLDFACYKPPATQMCGKEKFLDRFRIYGNSNENSIDFMRKCLVRSGLGEKTYMPSNLMRDPPNLSLEETRKEVESVMFGAVDALLEKTGVNPKDIGIVIATCTILNVEPSLADMVVNRYKLGDHVLVYNFASMGCSAGLRAIGLAQGLLQAHPNTYALLVSPENTQQMIYRGNGKSKLLMNFPLRVGGAAVLLSNKPSDQCKAKFQLLHSVHTHTASSDSSYQSIYESEDDEGFGGVTVSRELLSVAIGAVEANIRALGPLVLPLSEKIRYLTNYVIRYFNVAEVKPYTPNFKKAIEHVFPHVGTKPVLDEFEKNMGFNASDVEASRMNLYRFGNTCSASVWYALSYGEAKGKIKRGDRLWQIAFGSGFKCSSAVWRALRNVDDHEERNPWIDEIHEFPVDLRNMKSFAEVFDPAKKM; from the exons ATGTTTAGTTTTAACATGATTTTGGATGAGCTTCCCGAGCGCATCAACCAGCTCAATCTCAGCTTCATAGCACCCCTTCTCTGTCTAGCCCTAATATTTGTGTTATCAAGTATTTTCCTGGCCAAGCGCTCACGCAAAGTTTTCTTGTTAGATTTTGCATGTTACAAGCCGCCAGCCACTCAGATGTGCGGCAAAGAAAAGTTCTTAGATCGTTTCAGGATCTATGGGAACTCCAACGAGAACAGTATAGACTTCATGAGGAAATGCTTGGTGAGATCGGGGCTAGGTGAAAAGACATACATGCCCTCCAATTTGATGAGGGATCCCCCGAATCTGAGCCTAGAGGAGACAAGGAAGGAGGTTGAGTCCGTCATGTTTGGGGCGGTGGATGCGTTGTTGGAGAAGACCGGAGTGAATCCTAAGGATATTGGGATTGTGATAGCGACTTGTACCATTCTTAACGTTGAGCCGTCTCTTGCGGACATGGTAGTAAACAGGTACAAGCTTGGAGATCATGTTTTGGTCTACAATTTTGCGAGCATGGGCTGCAGTGCTGGACTTCGAGCCATTGGCCTTGCCCAAGGCCTACTCCAG GCGCACCCTAACACCTATGCCCTTCTGGTCAGCCCAGAGAACACCCAGCAAATGATCTACAGAGGCAACGGAAAGTCGAAGCTCCTAATGAATTTCCCACTCCGTGTTGGTGGGGCCGCCGTCCTCCTCTCGAACAAGCCGTCCGATCAATGCAAGGCCAAGTTCCAGCTCCTCCATTCCGTCCACACCCACACAGCTAGTTCTGACAGCTCATACCAGAGCATATACGAAAGCGAGGACGACGAAGGATTCGGAGGCGTAACCGTCTCCAGAGAGCTGTTATCCGTGGCCATCGGAGCCGTCGAAGCCAACATCCGCGCACTGGGTCCCCTGGTCCTTCCCTTATCTGAAAAAATCCGATACCTGACAAACTATGTAATAAGATATTTCAACGTGGCGGAGGTGAAACCCTACACACCAAACTTTAAGAAAGCAATAGAGCACGTGTTCCCCCATGTAGGGACGAAGCCAGTGCTTGATGAGTTTGAGAAAAACATGGGATTTAATGCGTCCGATGTTGAAGCTTCGAGGATGAACTTGTACAGGTTTGGGAACACTTGTAGCGCCTCCGTTTGGTATGCGCTGTCGTACGGAGAGGCCAAAGGGAAGATCAAGAGGGGTGACCGTTTGTGGCAGATTGCATTTGGATCTGGGTTCAAGTGTAGCAGTGCAGTTTGGAGAGCATTGAGGAACGTTGATGATCATGAGGAAAGAAACCCGTGGATCGATGAGATACATGAGTTTCCTGTGGACTTGAGGAACATGAAAAGTTTTGCCGAGGTTTTCGACCCTGCCAAAAAGATGTGA
- the LOC132166727 gene encoding uncharacterized protein LOC132166727 has translation MPFPMKIQPIDSHTPEDCKPVKPVVKSRFKRLFERQFLNVLRNSAAEKVGVEEPHFYKDGCNGSSVEFEPSSVCLAKMVQSFIEENNEKQFGASRCGRNRCNCFNRNSTDSSEDDFDSHNDSNYSCCTEACEILKGLVPCASVCERNLLADTAKIVDKNKICKRKDEFCRKVVTDGLSALGYDASICKSHWEKSPSYPAGEYEYIDVIMEGDRFLIDIDFRSEFEIVRSTKAYKAILQSLPYIFVGKADRLQRIITIVAEAAKQSLKKKDMHIPPWRKAEYVKAKWLSPHPRSTPTSRTAANHEKPLMIRTNREFAPSRGEGDSADETELGEPVFALSESSGEEDKATVGKEWKPPEVKPKGALVGVRIVTGLASVIEDYWP, from the exons ATGCCTTTCCCAATGAAGATCCAGCCGATCGATTCTCACACGCCTGAAGACTGCAAGCCGGTGAAGCCGGTGGTGAAGTCGCGGTTCAAGCGGCTCTTTGAGCGCCAGTTCCTGAATGTTCTCAGGAATTCCGCCGCGGAGAAGGTCGGTGTCGAGGAGCCGCATTTTTACAAGGACGGCTGCAATGGCTCATCGGTCGAGTTTGAGCCGAGCTCCGTGTGCTTGGCCAAGATGGTGCAAAGCTTCATCGAAGAGAACAATGAGAAGCAATTTGGTGCGTCGAGGTGCGGCCGTAACCGCTGCAACTGTTTCAATCGGAACTCCACCGATAGCTCCGAAGACGATTTTGATTCTCACAACGACTCTAACTATTCTTGTTGCACGGAAGCTTGTGAAATACTAAAG GGTCTGGTGCCGTGCGCAAGCGTATGTGAGAGGAATCTGCTAGCGGACACGGCTAAGATCGTAGATAAGAACAAGATCTGCAAGCGTAAAGACGAATTTTGCAGGAAGGTTGTCACTGATGGACTGTCGGCTCTGGGATACGACGCCTCGATCTGCAAATCTCACTGGGAAAAATCTCCCTCCTATCCCGCCG GAGAGTACGAATACATAGACGTGATAATGGAAGGAGATAGATTTCTGATCGATATCGACTTCAGATCAGAATTCGAAATCGTTCGATCAACAAAGGCCTACAAGGCGATCCTGCAGAGCCTTCCGTACATATTTGTCGGCAAGGCGGATCGTCTCCAAAGGATCATCACCATCGTAGCGGAGGCCGCAAAGCAGAGTCTCAAAAAGAAGGATATGCACATTCCACCATGGAGAAAAGCGGAGTACGTCAAGGCCAAGTGGCTCTCTCCCCACCCGCGCTCCACGCCCACCTCACGGACGGCTGCCAATCATGAAAAGCCTTTGATGATCAGGACCAACCGTGAGTTCGCACCGAGTCGAGGAGAGGGAGACTCTGCGGATGAGACGGAGTTGGGCGAGCCCGTTTTCGCTCTGAGCGAAAGTTCTGGAGAGGAAGATAAGGCGACGGTGGGGAAAGAATGGAAGCCTCCGGAGGTTAAGCCTAAAGGTGCACTGGTTGGGGTTAGGATCGTCACTGGCCTGGCTTCAGTTATCGAAGATTACTGGCCGTGA
- the LOC132166713 gene encoding 3-ketoacyl-CoA synthase 2-like: MFSFNMILDELPERINQLNLSFIAPLLCLALIFVLSSIFRAKRSRKVFLLDFACYKPPATQMCGKEKFLDRFRIYGNSNENSIDFMRKCLVRSGLGEKTYMPSNLMRDPPNLSLEETRKEVESVMFGAVDALLEKTGVNPKDIGIVIATCTILNVEPSLADMVVNRYKLGDHVLVYNFTSMGCSAGLRAIGLAQGLLQAHPNTYALLVSPENTQQMIYRGNGKSKLLMNFPLRVGGAAVLLSNKPSDQCKAKFQLLHSVHTHTASSDSSYQSIYESEDDEGFGGVTVSRELLSVAIGAVEANIRALGPLVLPLSEKIRYLTNYVIRYFNMAEVKPYTPNLKKAIEHVFPHVGTKPVLDEFETNMGFNASDVEASRMNLYRFGNTCSASVWYALSYGEAKGKIKRGDRLWQIAFGSGFKCSSAVWRALRNVDDDEERNPWIDEIHEFPVDLRNMKSFAEAFDPAKKM; encoded by the exons ATGTTTAGTTTTAACATGATTTTGGATGAGCTTCCCGAGCGCATCAACCAGCTCAATCTCAGCTTCATAGCACCCCTTCTCTGCCTAGCCCTTATATTTGTGTTATCAAGTATTTTCCGGGCCAAGCGCTCACGCAAAGTTTTCTTGTTAGATTTTGCATGTTACAAGCCGCCAGCCACTCAGATGTGCGGCAAAGAAAAGTTCTTAGATCGTTTCAGGATCTATGGGAACTCCAACGAGAACAGTATAGACTTCATGAGGAAATGCTTGGTGAGATCGGGGCTAGGTGAAAAGACATACATGCCCTCCAATTTGATGAGGGATCCCCCGAATCTGAGCCTAGAGGAGACAAGGAAGGAGGTTGAGTCCGTCATGTTTGGGGCGGTGGATGCGTTGTTGGAGAAGACCGGAGTGAATCCTAAGGATATTGGGATTGTGATAGCGACTTGTACCATTCTTAACGTTGAGCCGTCTCTTGCGGACATGGTAGTAAACAGGTACAAGCTTGGAGATCATGTTCTGGTCTACAATTTTACGAGCATGGGCTGCAGTGCTGGACTTCGAGCCATTGGCCTTGCCCAAGGCCTACTCCAG GCGCACCCTAACACCTATGCCCTTCTGGTCAGCCCAGAGAACACCCAGCAAATGATCTACAGAGGCAACGGAAAGTCGAAGCTCCTAATGAATTTCCCACTCCGTGTTGGTGGGGCCGCCGTCCTCCTCTCGAACAAGCCGTCCGATCAATGCAAGGCCAAGTTCCAGCTCCTCCATTCCGTCCACACCCACACAGCCAGTTCTGACAGCTCATACCAGAGCATATACGAAAGCGAGGACGATGAAGGATTCGGAGGCGTAACCGTCTCCAGAGAGCTGTTATCCGTGGCCATCGGAGCCGTCGAAGCCAACATCCGCGCACTGGGTCCCCTGGTCCTTCCCTTATCTGAAAAAATCCGATACCTGACAAACTATGTAATAAGATATTTCAACATGGCGGAGGTGAAACCCTACACACCAAACTTAAAGAAAGCAATAGAGCACGTGTTCCCCCATGTAGGGACGAAGCCAGTGCTGGATGAGTTTGAGACAAACATGGGATTTAATGCGTCCGATGTTGAAGCTTCGAGGATGAACTTGTACAGGTTTGGGAACACTTGTAGTGCCTCCGTTTGGTATGCGCTGTCGTACGGAGAGGCCAAAGGGAAGATCAAGAGGGGTGACCGTTTGTGGCAGATTGCATTTGGATCTGGGTTCAAGTGTAGCAGTGCAGTTTGGAGAGCATTGAGgaatgttgatgatgatgaggaaaGAAACCCGTGGATCGATGAGATACATGAATTTCCTGTGGACTTGAGGAACATGAAAAGTTTTGCCGAGGCTTTCGACCCTgccaaaaagatgtga